TGGTGCTAACCTCCCAAGGCAAGCTGAAGTCTTCCCTGACAAGGATAATTTTGGTAGAATATTTTATAACCAAGCACAAATGTCTTCTGAAGGTATTCCTCAGATTGCTATAGTTTTGGGTTCTTGTACAGCCGGAGGTGCATATATACCTGCAATGGCTGATGAAAGTGTGATAGTCAAAGGCAATGGAACCATATTTCTAGCTGGACCTCCTCTCGTGAAGGTTAGTTTTAATGTAACTGTAGTACTGTTATTTGAGCAATTTCTAAGTATTATGAAGCATAAAGAAATACATTTTTAAACGTATATGTAATATCTGAAGGATTTATTTATAGGCTGCCACTGGGGAGGAGGTATCTGTAGAAGATTTAGGAGGTGCAGCGATGCATTGTACTGTGTCAGGGGTTTCAGATTATTTTGCTGAAggtattatttctttttctgttgTATACCTTAAATGGGTTGCTTGATGAAGCTAAATGTACTGCGAGGAGGTTGAAACACATAAAAAGAAAACTGGAATGTTCTGTTGACTCTTTCACTTACCACATTTTTTTTTACATGCTCAAATTACTATTGTTGCAGATGAACTGCACGGACTTGCTATTGGGCGAAACATAATCAAGAATTTGCACATGGCTGGGAAACAAGGAATGATGGGCGAATCACCAAGTGCTGTTTCTGAATACAAAGAGCCGTTATATGATACAAATGATTTACGTTCTATTGCACCGATAGACCAGAAACAGCCTTTTGATGTAAGGTCAATTATTGCTCGTATAGTTGATGGAAGTGAATTTGACGAATTCAAGAAGTTGTATGGCCCGGTGAGAATATATATGTTTGCAGAATATTGAGCTCTACTTATTCTTGGTTCATTCTCTAGTACGAGTTCTGACAACTTTATTTCAGACTCTTGTTACAGGTTTTGCAAAGATCCATGGGCAACCGGTAGGAATTATTGGAAATAATGGCATATTATTTACCGAATCAGCACTGAAAGGAGCCCACTTCATCGAACTGTGTGCTCAGCGTAACATTCCTTTGATCTTTCTTCAGAATATCACTGGATTTATGGTAACTACTTTGTTGCTAATTTCTCTTGTTTGCAGTCCTCCTTTTTGTCTAAAGGCATATTTAAGATGTCATAGGCACGTCATCTTTAAAAATAAGATAGACTTGGTATGGTTTCCATGTTAGTGAGGAATTCAGTCAAATGCAAATGTATTTTCGTAAGCGTCAGGACATAAGGAtggtcttctttctttctttcttttaaatCTGGCTTGTTATGAGTTTACTAAAGGATCTTGTTCACCACTTCTCTAGGTTGGTTCAAGATCTGAAGCTAACGGTATCGCTAAAGCTGGAGCAAAGATGGTTATGGCAGTTTCTTGTGCAAAGGTTAATCTTATCCACTGCGTAACTGCTTTATGTATACCAAGTGTCCTGTGAAAAGGTTATTTATGCTTTTTGTGCTATTAGTTACCAAGTATTTATATCCTTACAGACGACTGGCATATATAGTTTATTCTAGTAGCATCAGAAACTCATCTTGTTGGTAAACTAATAACTTGTCTGGGTAAACATGCACTGTTGATTATAACCATATTAGTCTTGACATTTGTAGCATCTTTTCTATTACTCTTGCTGTCTTGGGAAAATTAGGGATTTGTTTCTATGATCTGGTTAGCCGATCCCATATGTGACTACTGCTCTTCCGCCAAATTTACCCAAATCACTGGGAGAAAGTTGAAAGAAAAACAAACTCATGCACTGTTTCTTGCAAAACTTTGACTCAAGTGTTTAATACTTGGTACTACTATAATGGTAGCGCTAACTTTCAAGGATCTACCATTTGTTATTGCATTTCAGGTTCCCAAAATAACAATAATTGTTGGTGGAAGCTTTGGAGCTGGGAATTACGGAATGTGTGGCCGTGCTTATAGTCCGAATTTCTTGTTCCTTTGGCCCACTGCAAGAATATCTGTGATGGGTGGCCCTCAGGTATTATGTTTACCCCATGTACAGCACTTCATTTGCACTATTTGAAAGGCAACAAGTCAACGACTGATTGC
This is a stretch of genomic DNA from Papaver somniferum cultivar HN1 chromosome 1, ASM357369v1, whole genome shotgun sequence. It encodes these proteins:
- the LOC113297841 gene encoding methylcrotonoyl-CoA carboxylase beta chain, mitochondrial-like, with protein sequence MLTKYTVPKMFRILVKRAHATATSTTTVKSCCNFTVRREFSLLGVLQDGVDKKSDSFQRNSDSMKQILSELQNHINKVLIGGGSEAVKRNKSRNKLLPRERIQHLIDPGSSFLELSQLAGHELYDEALPSGGIITGIGPVHGRLCVFVANDPTVKGGTYYPITVKKHLRAQEIAAQCNLPCLYLVDSGGANLPRQAEVFPDKDNFGRIFYNQAQMSSEGIPQIAIVLGSCTAGGAYIPAMADESVIVKGNGTIFLAGPPLVKAATGEEVSVEDLGGAAMHCTVSGVSDYFAEDELHGLAIGRNIIKNLHMAGKQGMMGESPSAVSEYKEPLYDTNDLRSIAPIDQKQPFDVRSIIARIVDGSEFDEFKKLYGPTLVTGFAKIHGQPVGIIGNNGILFTESALKGAHFIELCAQRNIPLIFLQNITGFMVGSRSEANGIAKAGAKMVMAVSCAKVPKITIIVGGSFGAGNYGMCGRAYSPNFLFLWPTARISVMGGPQAAGVLAQIEKSNKKKKGLEWCSEEEEKFKNRVVEAYEREGSPYYSTARLWDDGIIDPADTRKVLGLCLSASVKNVPEETKYGVFRM